A portion of the Krasilnikovia cinnamomea genome contains these proteins:
- a CDS encoding biotin-dependent carboxyltransferase family protein: MSVLRPGPLTVLKDLGRPGRAALGVAPSGAADRRAFARANRLVGNEPGAAALEIVLGGLRVRFDGPAVVALTGTDAALTVDGQPAGAESAVRVAAGAEVGVTAPRRGLRSYLAVRGGFAVAPVLGSRSTDLLAGLGPPRLAAGDVLPVGDAPAGAAADDIAAAGPARAGGAAPERSSPGADSPGEAARGQALPGAASSGEAVRGAGDDGGEPVVLRVDLGPRDDWFTAEAVATFLDAGYTVNPASDAVGLRLSGPALARRDTRELPSEGVVRGSVQVPPDGMPIVFQADHPLTGGYPVIAVLTPASADRAAQLRPGRRVVFRPAGVDGTRRHGGRCEVPK, encoded by the coding sequence ATGAGCGTGCTGCGGCCCGGGCCGCTCACCGTACTCAAGGATCTGGGGCGGCCCGGGCGGGCGGCGCTGGGGGTGGCCCCGTCGGGTGCGGCCGACCGCCGCGCGTTCGCCCGCGCGAACCGGCTGGTCGGCAACGAGCCGGGGGCGGCGGCGCTGGAGATCGTGCTGGGCGGGTTGCGGGTCCGCTTCGACGGGCCGGCGGTCGTGGCGCTGACCGGCACGGACGCGGCGCTCACTGTGGACGGCCAGCCGGCCGGCGCCGAGTCCGCCGTGCGGGTGGCGGCGGGCGCCGAGGTGGGTGTCACCGCGCCGCGCCGGGGCTTGCGCAGCTACCTGGCCGTCCGGGGCGGGTTCGCGGTCGCGCCGGTGCTGGGTTCCCGGTCGACCGACCTGCTGGCCGGGCTCGGCCCGCCCCGGCTCGCGGCCGGTGACGTCCTGCCGGTGGGCGACGCCCCGGCTGGTGCGGCGGCCGACGACATCGCCGCCGCCGGACCGGCGCGGGCCGGAGGTGCCGCCCCGGAAAGGTCGTCACCCGGTGCGGACTCTCCCGGGGAGGCCGCGCGGGGCCAGGCTCTTCCCGGTGCGGCTTCGTCCGGTGAGGCGGTGCGCGGAGCCGGAGATGACGGCGGGGAGCCGGTGGTGCTGCGGGTCGATCTCGGGCCGCGTGACGACTGGTTCACCGCCGAGGCGGTCGCGACGTTCCTCGACGCCGGGTACACGGTGAACCCGGCGAGTGACGCGGTCGGACTGCGGCTGTCCGGCCCGGCGCTGGCCCGCCGCGACACCCGGGAGCTGCCCAGCGAGGGGGTGGTCCGGGGGTCCGTGCAGGTACCGCCGGACGGCATGCCGATCGTGTTCCAGGCGGACCACCCGCTGACCGGCGGCTATCCGGTCATCGCGGTGCTCACCCCGGCGTCGGCCGACCGGGCGGCGCAACTGCGCCCCGGTCGCCGGGTGGTTTTCCGCCCCGCCGGCGTCGACGGCACCCGCCGGCACGGGGGGCGCTGTGAGGTACCGAAGTGA
- a CDS encoding tetratricopeptide repeat-containing diguanylate cyclase — translation MDGGAVGAEELSAALLELEEQVVDDAEAGYATATRLEQQAVALGDEGLLMRARLCRTTLGVRIGNLAGTARKLQEIREWAARNDDRMVQARTHLTSSIIERMVGDAAKSLEHALSAVELLDETATSYTQINHRTKLADALALTGSMDAARLRYRQAEELAREAGQWRRLMVLLNNWAFSEHAAGEFERARDIAGRMVRLAEEHGVQLDPSSLHTLADIQVALGEFGEAERTMLASIARYEAGWVDDADDLAYFQLTLARAQRGLGALGRAQDTLHSCRALCEEGGLYGLLVEAYEEQAELHAARGDFAAAFAAQKEFVAAQERLRSQERDAQVQTRHAIFETAEAREDAERFREQARRDPLTGLRNRRYVDEELSALIAADPALSVALVDIDHFKRINDTLSHDTGDQVLARLATLLESGLAAAVPDGFVARLGGEEFLLVLPATPVAVAVTKLDGIRQAVSDHAWPDLPGGWCVTVSIGVAGARESFPASQSAALAAADRNLYAAKEQGRNRVVSGTPPERRPRIYRDREVT, via the coding sequence ATGGACGGTGGTGCGGTCGGTGCCGAGGAGCTGTCAGCCGCCCTGCTGGAGCTGGAGGAGCAGGTCGTCGACGACGCCGAGGCCGGCTACGCGACCGCGACCCGCCTCGAACAGCAGGCCGTGGCGCTGGGCGACGAGGGTCTGCTCATGCGCGCCCGGCTGTGCCGGACCACCCTCGGCGTACGGATCGGCAACCTCGCCGGAACCGCGCGCAAGCTCCAGGAGATCCGCGAATGGGCGGCCCGGAACGACGACCGTATGGTGCAGGCCCGCACCCACCTCACCAGCTCGATCATCGAGCGGATGGTCGGTGACGCGGCCAAGTCCCTGGAGCACGCGCTGAGCGCGGTGGAGCTGCTCGACGAGACCGCCACCTCGTACACCCAGATCAACCACCGGACGAAGCTGGCCGACGCGCTGGCGCTCACCGGCTCGATGGACGCGGCGCGGCTACGGTACCGCCAGGCCGAGGAGCTGGCCCGGGAGGCGGGTCAGTGGCGGCGGCTGATGGTCCTGCTCAACAACTGGGCGTTCAGCGAGCACGCCGCCGGCGAATTCGAGCGCGCCCGCGACATCGCCGGTCGGATGGTGCGGCTCGCCGAGGAGCACGGGGTCCAGCTCGACCCCTCCTCCCTGCACACGCTCGCCGACATCCAGGTCGCGCTCGGCGAGTTCGGCGAGGCCGAACGGACGATGCTGGCCAGCATCGCCCGGTACGAGGCGGGGTGGGTCGACGACGCCGACGACCTGGCGTACTTCCAGCTCACCCTGGCCCGGGCCCAGCGCGGCCTCGGCGCCCTGGGCCGCGCCCAGGACACCCTGCACTCCTGTCGTGCGCTGTGCGAGGAGGGCGGGCTCTACGGGCTGCTCGTGGAGGCGTACGAGGAGCAGGCCGAGCTGCACGCGGCGCGCGGTGACTTCGCGGCGGCGTTCGCCGCGCAGAAGGAGTTCGTCGCCGCCCAGGAGCGGCTGCGCTCGCAGGAGCGGGATGCCCAGGTGCAGACCCGGCATGCGATCTTCGAGACCGCCGAGGCCCGGGAGGACGCCGAGCGCTTCCGCGAGCAGGCCCGCCGTGACCCCCTGACCGGCCTGCGCAACCGCCGCTACGTCGACGAGGAGCTGTCCGCCCTGATCGCGGCGGACCCCGCGCTGAGCGTGGCGCTGGTCGACATCGACCACTTCAAGCGGATCAACGACACGCTGTCGCACGACACCGGCGACCAGGTGCTGGCGCGGCTGGCGACGCTGCTGGAGAGCGGTCTGGCCGCCGCCGTCCCGGACGGGTTCGTCGCCCGCCTCGGCGGGGAGGAGTTCCTGTTGGTGCTGCCCGCCACCCCGGTCGCCGTCGCGGTCACCAAGCTCGACGGCATCCGTCAGGCCGTCAGCGACCATGCGTGGCCGGACCTGCCCGGCGGCTGGTGCGTCACGGTCAGCATCGGGGTCGCGGGGGCCCGGGAGAGTTTCCCCGCCAGCCAGTCCGCCGCGCTCGCGGCCGCCGACCGCAACCTCTACGCCGCCAAGGAGCAGGGCCGCAACCGCGTGGTCTCGGGGACTCCGCCGGAGCGCCGCCCGCGGATCTACCGCGACCGCGAGGTCACCTAG
- the pxpB gene encoding 5-oxoprolinase subunit PxpB → MTATSPRFLRCGREAVLIEVDGLDAALALYAALRTAELPGVVDLVPAARTVLVRLDPDVTSPGAVRAAVAGLPADRHDAADLGIVEIPVRYDGPDLAEVAAHTGLSEDAVVAAHTGTEWTVAFAGFAPGFAYLSGGDPRLAVPRRATPRTRIPAGSVGLAGRFSGVYPADSPGGWQLVGRTEVRVWDLDRPRPALLVPGVRVRFRAVDPCG, encoded by the coding sequence ATGACCGCGACCTCCCCCCGGTTTCTGCGCTGCGGGCGGGAGGCGGTGCTGATCGAGGTCGACGGGCTCGACGCGGCGCTCGCCCTGTACGCGGCCCTGCGCACCGCGGAGCTGCCCGGAGTCGTCGACCTGGTGCCCGCCGCACGGACCGTGCTGGTCCGGCTGGACCCGGACGTCACCTCGCCCGGCGCCGTACGCGCGGCCGTCGCGGGGCTGCCCGCCGACCGGCACGACGCCGCGGACCTGGGCATCGTGGAGATCCCCGTGCGGTACGACGGCCCCGATCTCGCGGAGGTGGCCGCGCACACCGGCCTGTCCGAGGACGCGGTGGTGGCCGCGCACACCGGGACGGAATGGACCGTGGCGTTCGCCGGGTTCGCGCCGGGCTTCGCGTACCTGAGCGGTGGCGATCCACGGCTGGCGGTGCCGCGCCGGGCCACGCCGCGTACCCGCATCCCGGCCGGATCGGTGGGCCTGGCGGGCCGGTTCTCCGGCGTGTATCCGGCCGACAGCCCGGGTGGGTGGCAGCTCGTCGGGCGTACCGAGGTGCGGGTGTGGGACCTCGACCGGCCCCGTCCCGCCCTGCTGGTGCCGGGCGTGCGGGTGCGGTTCCGGGCGGTGGACCCGTGCGGATGA
- a CDS encoding YccF domain-containing protein, producing MRLILNVLWLIFGSGLLLAIGYGIAALICFALIVTIPFGVAALRLAGYALWPFGRTVVTRPSAGVASGIANVLWVVIAGWWLALSHIVAGAALCVTIIGIPFGIANFKLVPAAFWPLGRQIVDLDQAAPIG from the coding sequence GTGCGACTGATCCTCAACGTACTGTGGTTGATCTTCGGAAGCGGGCTGTTGCTGGCCATCGGCTACGGCATCGCCGCGCTGATCTGCTTCGCGCTGATCGTCACCATCCCGTTCGGCGTCGCGGCACTGCGCCTGGCGGGGTACGCGCTGTGGCCGTTCGGCCGCACCGTCGTCACCCGTCCCAGCGCGGGAGTAGCCTCGGGAATCGCCAACGTGCTGTGGGTGGTGATCGCCGGATGGTGGCTCGCGCTGAGCCACATCGTCGCCGGTGCCGCGCTCTGCGTGACGATCATCGGGATCCCGTTCGGCATCGCCAACTTCAAGCTCGTCCCGGCCGCGTTCTGGCCGCTCGGCCGGCAGATCGTCGATCTCGACCAGGCAGCCCCGATCGGGTAA
- a CDS encoding LamB/YcsF family protein: MDLNSDLGEGFGAWGLGDDEAMLDVVTSANVACGFHAGDPRTLLATCAQAVARGVVIGAQVGYRDLAGFGRRFIDYEPADLVADVLYQIGALDGLARAAGGRVRYVKPHGALYNAIVHHEEQAAAVVEAVHRYDPALPVLGLPGSAFLRRAMAAGLPTRAEAFADRGYTPQGTLVPRGEAGALLHDPAEVAARMVRLVTAGELTAVDGTVLPVRADSLCVHGDSPGAVAMARAVAAALGAAGVRLAPFNPDTVRA, encoded by the coding sequence ATCGACCTCAACAGCGACCTCGGTGAGGGCTTCGGCGCCTGGGGCCTCGGCGACGACGAGGCGATGCTCGACGTGGTGACCAGCGCCAACGTGGCATGCGGGTTCCACGCGGGCGATCCGCGTACGCTGCTGGCCACGTGCGCCCAGGCCGTCGCCCGCGGCGTGGTGATCGGAGCGCAGGTCGGCTACCGCGACCTGGCCGGATTCGGCCGCCGGTTCATCGACTACGAGCCCGCCGACCTGGTCGCCGACGTGCTGTACCAGATCGGCGCGCTGGACGGCCTGGCCCGCGCGGCGGGCGGCCGGGTCCGCTACGTCAAGCCGCACGGCGCCCTCTACAACGCGATCGTGCACCACGAGGAGCAGGCCGCGGCCGTGGTCGAGGCGGTGCACCGGTACGACCCCGCGCTGCCGGTGCTGGGCCTGCCCGGATCGGCGTTCCTGCGCCGGGCCATGGCGGCGGGGCTGCCCACCCGCGCCGAGGCGTTCGCGGATCGCGGGTACACGCCACAGGGCACGCTGGTGCCGCGAGGGGAGGCGGGCGCGCTGCTGCACGACCCGGCCGAGGTGGCCGCGCGGATGGTCCGGCTGGTCACGGCGGGCGAACTGACCGCGGTGGACGGTACGGTCCTGCCGGTGCGCGCGGACTCCCTCTGCGTGCACGGCGACTCGCCGGGGGCCGTGGCGATGGCCCGGGCCGTGGCGGCGGCGCTGGGCGCGGCGGGCGTGCGGCTCGCGCCGTTCAACCCCGATACCGTACGGGCATGA
- a CDS encoding DUF2750 domain-containing protein, translated as MSLSRAHTSAFQREVPREGRVWTVRDDRGYPAPQDADGQRAMPFWSKPTRAQRIVTQVPAYADLRIAEIALREWLDDWLPALDRDGMLVGVNWSGPQATGFDLPPTEVAEWFAAPR; from the coding sequence ATGTCGCTCAGCAGAGCTCACACCTCGGCGTTCCAGCGCGAGGTACCCCGCGAGGGGCGGGTCTGGACCGTCCGCGACGACCGGGGCTACCCGGCACCGCAGGACGCCGACGGCCAGCGCGCCATGCCGTTCTGGTCCAAGCCGACCCGGGCCCAGCGCATCGTCACCCAAGTCCCCGCGTACGCCGACCTGCGGATCGCGGAGATCGCGCTGCGCGAGTGGCTCGACGACTGGCTGCCCGCCCTCGACCGCGACGGGATGCTGGTCGGGGTGAACTGGTCCGGCCCGCAGGCCACCGGCTTCGACCTGCCACCCACCGAGGTCGCCGAATGGTTCGCCGCGCCTAGGTGA